TCAGCCTCCTCTGGCTCTGGGGCCCCATGGCCTCACAGTAAGTCTTTGCCTAGGAGACAGCTTAGGCAAGCTCTGCTATGGGAACTCCTTCCATTTCCCTGATCCACACAGGCAAAGACCCAGGTGCTAGAATGCCCTGACAGTTGGCCTTGGGAAGTGGATTTCCTCGATGGCTATTGTAGATTCAGGAGCCGAATGTGACAGGCAACCttaaggggggggggggggtgaggGGCTTTTCCATGACATCAGTGGCAGCCCTTCGGATGTCCCAGGGCCACCTTGACCCGGGACCCTCCTGGTGTTCCCCCAGGCCCTCCTGTCTTCCCTTTCATCTCATTTTCTCCGAAATTCCTCAAGGGCCCTGCCCTTTGCCCTTTGTCCAGCTCAGGGGGCATCATACCCAGTGAGTGAAAAGCACAGTCTGTGAGCACTGTCTTCTCCTGAAACCCAGATGGGCAGCGGGGCATGGCTAGTGGACACATGCAGTGCAGCATTAGACAGAGCCCAGTGCAGGTCTGCCACCTCCCTGCTGTGtagccttgggcaaattacttaacttctctgaatccCAGGACAACATTTAtaacatggggataataatgTACCTACCCTATGTGAGAATTAAGTTAGGCAGTGTCAGAGAAGAGCTTAACACGGTGGCAGGCATGAAGAAAGTATGCAATAAAAAGCCAGTAGGATAAGCAGATGGTCACACTGTCCCCCAGGGGTGAGATTGGAAAGGATGCCTGGAGCACACTTGACCCCTGGACATAGGGGAGGCAGGGGTCCCTTCACTACGTTTCCATCTTTCCCTCTCccccaccttcctcctcctctctctctcattacTGCAAAGCCCTTTAGGATCAGCAGCCAGTGAATTCCTCAGAATGGATGGCAGAATGCCCCCAAGACAGTGCCAGCTCAGAGCAATAAAGAACAAAGAGGGGAGATTGAAAGTACAATCTAAAgtcggcacagtggctcgtgcctgtaatctcagcactttgggaggctgaggtgggaggatcacttgagcctgggcaacatagtgagaccccgtttctacaaaatgtatttaaaaattagctgggtgtggtagtgtgcacctgtagtcccagctactccggaggctgaggcaagaggattgcttgagcccaggagttcagggctgcaatgagctatgatcatgccactgcactccagcctgggcaacagagtgagatcctgtctctaaaatatgtgtgtgtgcgtgtatatatatgtgtgtgtgtgtacatatacgtatatatatgtgtgtatatatacatatatgtgtgtatatatacgtgtatatatatgtgtgtgtttatatatgtgtgtatatatacatgtatatatatgtgtatatatatacatgtatatacacacacatacacacatatagtcCATGCCCACCAGCACTTGATTCCAACTCTTCTATTGTATTTTCCTTCCAGGGATTTCTTGATTTGAAAGACTTGGGAGTATCAAAGAAAACCTACATGTATTAAGTCACCACTCCTTTATTTTCCCATGCGTATTCAAAGCCACTATAATTGCCCTTTGCCATTCTTACCTGTCTAGGAAACCGGGACCAGAGCCCTGAGTGAATGTAATCCTAGCAATAGCAAAGGAGCTCGGTGTTTGAGTTAACCCTGCACAACCCAAACATGGGGAAACAATTATGCTTTTGAGACCATACAAATAGCACAAGGATGCGATTCCTTCCTTAAAATCTCCTGCActtgggagggggcaggggagcCCGGGCAGGCCTGGTGGGGAGCTGACCCACCGCCGTTTCTCTGGCAGGTTCTGACGCGATGAGGAAGCACCTGAGCTGGTGGTGGCTGGCCACTGTCTGCATGCTGCTCTTCAGCCACCTCTCTGCGGTCCAGGCGAGGGGCATCAAGCACAGAATCAAGTGGAACCGGAAGGCCCTGCCCAGCACTGCCCAGATCACTGAGGCCCAGGTGGCTGAGAACCGCCCGGGAGCCTTCATCAAGCAAGGCCGCAAGCTCGACATTGACTTCGGAGCCGAGGGCAACAGGTACTACGAGGCCAACTACTGGCAGTTCCCCGATGGCATCCACTACAACGGCTGCTCTGAGGCTAATGTGACCAAGGAGGTATTTGTCACCGGCTGCATCAATGCCACCCAGGCGGCGAACCAGGGGGAGTTCCACAAGCCAGACAACAAGCTCCACCAGCAGGTGCTCTGGCGGCTGGTCCGGGAGCTCTGCTCCCTCAAGCATTGCGAGTTTTGGTTGGAGAGGGGCGCGGGACTTCGGGTCACCATGCACCAGCCAGTGCTCCTCTGCCTTCTGGCTTTCATCTGGCTCATGGTGAAATAAGCTTGCCAGGAGGCTGGCAGTACAGAGCGCAGCAGCGAGCAAATCCTGGCAAGTGACCCAGCTCTTCTCCCCCAAACCCACGCGTGTTCTGAAGGTGTCCAGGAGCGGCGATGCACTCGCACTGCAAATGCCGCTCCCACGTATGCGCCCTGGTATGTGCCTGTGTTCTGATAGATGGGGGACTGTGGCTTCTCCGTCACTCCATTCTCAGCCCCTAGCAGAGCGTCTGGCACGCTAGATTAGTAGTAAATGCTTGATGAGAAGAACACATCAGGCACTGCGCCACCTGCTTCACAGTACTTCCCAACAACTCTTAGAGGTAGGTGTATTCCCGTTTTacggataaggaaactgaggctcagagagctgaAGTACTGCACCCAGCATCACCAGCtagaaaatggcagagccaggattcaacccTGGCTTGTCTAACCCCAGGTTTTCTGCTCTGTCCAATTCCAGAGCTGTCTGGTGATCACTTTACGTCTCACAGGGACCCACATCCAAACACGTATCTCTAATGAAATTGTGAAAGATCCAtgtttagaaataaatgaaaacacctGAGCTGGTGGCTGTGTACTTTGACTGGTACATGGAGGCTATTTTAATCCttctaactaaactaaaatagAATAAAGGAATTAAACTAAAATAGAAGTAAAGCTAGACAAAGGCCCAGAAATCATATTGTAAGGAAATGTTATTGGAAGCTGATTCCCAGAGCAGACCACATATACAGCAGGATGTGCCTGTGGCATgaagattttctttctctcttttttttttagatggagttttactcttgttgcccaggctggagtgcaacggcatgattttggctcactgcagcctctgcctcccaggctcaagcacttttcctgtctcagcctcccgagtagctgggattacaggtgtgtgccatcatgcctgactaattttgtatttttagtagagacagggtttcaccatgttggccaggctggtcttgaactcctgacctcaggtgatccacccacctgggcctcccatagtgctgggattcgattttttaaaattttttttcaaaagaagggtAAGTGCTTGCTGTTCCCATCCCTGAAACATTGCatgtatttaagaaaaacaaaatgttaatggCATATTTGCTTCTAATGTTCCCCTAACCCTACATGCATGTTTTATGTGCACCCATATGAGTATCTTTAAATATAATCCCTTTATATCTGTGTTCTACGCAAAGTCTCTCATTTCTTTCAAGACAGCCTGGTGAAGGCCATCATCTCTGTAAACCATTTGTCACTACAAAAACACAATTACTCaccaaaaagctttaaaaaataaagctgtgTCTTTAGGGAGACCCAATAAAGAATTCAATCCATGCCACAAGCAGGAGTTGATACACCACCTTATtagctaaaaatatatataacacaatatgaataatgtttaaaatctgttttaaatttaaaactatgaaTTGAATGCTTTAAGAGGCTCCTGCAGGTGCTCCAGGCCACTCTCAGAGACTCCCAGGAGTTGTTGAACTATATTTGGAGAAAACAGCCACTGAATATTATCATTTCTCCTTTAAAGAGAGTTTGTAAGGGGGGAACATGCATTTTATCAGACAATTTATCCAAAGCATTCCACAACATGAGTGCTGATGAGGGCACCTCTTGTGCTGAGTCCTCTCAGCTATCAGTGTTCTTCTCAAGGACACATTTGGAAGGTTTTAACATTGCAAGTGAGCGGAGGACTTGGGGGCAGAGCAGCACAAAGAAACAGCCTTACACTGGGCACATGGAGGAGACGTCCACCCTGCAGCCAGGACTGGGGTTCACGTCGCTGCCAGAGCTACACTCGCCTTCTGCTTCCACAGTCCTGTTAATTCTAGATCAGAGAGCAAGAAAAAAGTACAGAACGTATCCTCTACGGTTATTTCCtgctttctaattaaaaaaataataaccatggcaagagagaaagaaagagaaagtactCAGAGGCTGACACTGACATTTCACTTCCTCGCTCTCCTAAGTTTAATTACAACAGCACGTGCAGCCACGTCAGCCAAATGACTTCACTTCTGATGTGAAAACGCTTAGGCCATGATGTCGTTCATTTTCTGTAATTGCTGCCTTTTCTCATTCTGTTAATAGTCCCGGCAACCAGATTTCAGTGGGGTATGACGTGAATGTGTACATGGTGATTCAAAGGCAAAATTTGTTTATGGGGCTTTTAATCGAACGCGTGTGTGCCTGAACATTCTTGCTCAAGCTGATGAATCATGGGGTGGAATAAAGGCTGAGTCTAGTTTTTCACTTTAGCAAAGGGGCATGGGGTGCCTACTATGTGTGAGACATTGGGAGGGGCTTCTGAATTATTCTGGATATCATCATTTTGCAGTGTGCATAATTTTGCCAACCATTGCTTTCGTAGCCCCTGCTAagtgttgactttttaaaatataagttattGTAAAAGTGACATGAAAATTACAACAGATATTCCAGACCAAAATAATACAACAATCCCAGCATCTGATTGAGTCAGTGTTTGCTGTTTCCCCTGTACTTTCCTAGTTCTTAAGCATTTGCGTATATAAACATTCATATTTGCAATAAAAACGTGAGcttttatattctaaatttttaCTTAACTTAATTCAATGCTTTCTACTCGTTTttctatactttctttttttttttttttgaggcagagtctcattctgttgcccaggctggagtgcagtggcgtgatcttggctcactacaacctccacctcccaggcttaagcgattctcatgcctcatcctcccaagtaggtgggattacaggtgcccaccaccaagccctgcaaatttttttgtatttttagtagagacagtgttttgccatgttggccaggctggtctcgaactcctgacatcaggtgatccacctgcctcggcctcccaaagtgctgggattacaggtgtgagccaccacgccctgcctactctttgttttctttcctccccaCCCATTTTCCCCAGTCCTGCCCCCTCCTTCCAGCCTGAGATGTAGGCTCCATCTTAACTGTGCTCAGATACATAAGTGAGGGCTTTTTAACTtgattatgcattttaaaaatactatgtatGTAAAACATTTATTCATCTGCAATTTGGCTTCCCTAACTTAACATTGCATCATGAAACTCTTTGGAACAACAGCTATCTAGATAGCTGGCTCATTCTTTTGGATTGCTACGTAATCTCACTTAATACAGATGTATCGTGATTGATTGAATCATTGCCTTGTTGATGGGCCTTcagattatttccagttttttgccACTGCAAACAATAAACATCCTTGTACATACTACATTGCAGTCTGGTACTTTTGTTTCTGTGAAATAGATTCACACGTGCAAAATTTCTGGAACAAAGCCTGtgtgtaatttaaattttacctGCCATGACCGGGTTATGCTCGCATATAGCTGGAGCAAATCCTATTCCCACCAGCTGTTTATGGCATTAATTTGGAAGAGTTTCTGTCATTTAACTATGAGAAGCCACCTTTTCTACAAATGTTGCCTACACATCTTCTCTCTTTTGCAAATGGCACACCTAAAGCTCTCTAAAACTTTTGGCCATGAGGACCATTTGAAAATCCTCCTAAAACTGTTAGCAATTCTCTTTCTAAACCTGGTCCTTGGCCCAAAACATCTGCATGAGAAGCCTGGAAAACAGGCAGTGAGTGTGCAGGCTTCCAACTCAGAGGGTGGTGTGTCTGCACAGCTCCACACACCCCAGCAACTGGGAAGGCTTGAGGTGAGGTTATGCCCTGGTCTTTTTACTGACTTTTACTAAAATTACACATGCAAGTATTTGCATTCCAGCCAGAATACCCTCTAGATCCAAAAGCTCAAAAGGAGCAGAGAATTAAGAACACTATTAAAGTAGCCCATGCTGTTCCTCCCCTCCAGGCTCTGGCAGACAACCAGCATTTCCCTGGAGCCCCTCACACCCTACCTTGCTTAGGATATGCCTGCCAATGTCTAGAAACTTCACCCTCTGGTCCTAATAGGGTGTCCCAGGCAGTGGCCTTAAGTTTGTCTTGAGCCGCCCACACTCTCTACCTCAAGCTTTCTGACAACAAGTGACTGGATTGGGGTGGTGGCTGATTGGGTCAAGGACCCCAGGCCCTACATCGTACCTATGGTGTGGTCACATCTTGTTCCCGCACCCAAGACTTTTTCATCATGGCTGTAGACGGATGGACACGTGCACCCTAAGCTGTCTCTGTGTTGCTGCATGACGTATCCTGAGTCTACCAGAGTCTCTACTGAAATGTGACAGCAGGGCCCATGTGCCTTCATGTAACCAGCACTGTCACAGACCACACCTGCCAGGCGAGTGATAAAGACAGACATGGCATCATGACCAGTTTCAGTTTTTCTGGCTCAGACACCACTCTGTTGAGGAACAGACTTCTTGGTGAGCCTGGCTCAGGCCAGAGGCTAAGAGTTTGCTGTCTCCCCAGAGGCCACGAGTCAGAGATGAGCGAGGGCTTCCTCTTCCCTTATCCTCAGTGCTGGCAGAAGACCCCATTTCAGTGGGCACCCAGCTTCCCCAGTGGAAGAAAAAGGAGCCCAACCCTCATGCCTCTGGGAATGCATccctacaaaatgggaataactCAAGATATTCCCTGCAAAATGAGACTAAAATACTATGCCTTTGAGAAATCTCAAAGCACATTCCAGATCATCCAAAGACTGCCCCGGAAAAACAGACTCAGCTTTGGCAAATGGGAGCCTTTCCCTGGGCCTGTGGCTTTAGGGAGCCTCACTTTGGAGCAGGAGCATGCACGGGGAAGCGACCGAGATTCCACCCCCAGAGCACTAAAGCCCTGAGGCCTCCCTCCCACAGTGAGCCCCAGACCCCAAACAGAGGGTGGAGAATCTGCTCCTCTGGCATTGGATGAGAGGCCTCAGACCAAAATGAGCCCCATGCACTGACCATGCCCCTTCTAAAGGGATCTTCCTGGTCAGCACAAAGCTGACCCCCCAAAAGAGCTCATCCTCTAATACTCAAGTGTCATCCCTGTACCCTGGACTGAACTGTAATGGGCACACAAATTCCCTGGAATCTTGGTGAAATGCACCTTCTGCTTCAGCAGGTTTGGGGTGGACCAGATTctacattccttttcttttcttttttcttttcttttctttttttttttttttttttttgagtcagagtttcactcttgttgcccaggctggagtgcaatggtgtgatctcggctcaccacaacctctgcctcccaggttcaagcgattctactgccccagcctcctgagtagctgggattataggcatgcaccaccacgccaggctaat
This window of the Gorilla gorilla gorilla isolate KB3781 chromosome 21, NHGRI_mGorGor1-v2.1_pri, whole genome shotgun sequence genome carries:
- the PRND gene encoding prion-like protein doppel, whose product is MRKHLSWWWLATVCMLLFSHLSAVQARGIKHRIKWNRKALPSTAQITEAQVAENRPGAFIKQGRKLDIDFGAEGNRYYEANYWQFPDGIHYNGCSEANVTKEVFVTGCINATQAANQGEFHKPDNKLHQQVLWRLVRELCSLKHCEFWLERGAGLRVTMHQPVLLCLLAFIWLMVK